TTTTCATAATCAATAATTTGTCCGCGGCTTAGTTTATCTTCTAACTCAGCAATTCTTGCCTCATTTAAGCCTTGGGCATTTTTAGCTGCGTCATATTCCGAATTTTCGCTTATATCTCCATGCTTTCGAGCTATTCCTATCTCCTTAGATAGTTCTCTGCGCCGCACAGTCTTTAAATATTCCAGTTTCTCTCTTAACTTCTCATAACCTTCCCTGGTTAAATAGATATCTTGTGTGCTCATTCCTAATCTCCTTAATTCTTTACTTGATTAGTCCTGCCAGATTTTTTCTAAATCCTTATCTAATGTAAAAATCTCAATGCGCTCGCCTGTCTCTGCATCAAAACTTGAGTGGATGTCAATCACCTCGGCATTAGTTAGGTTCTTAATCATTGTTTCTAAAAGGGGCTTCGCTCTTTCTATAAGTTTTGCTTTTAGTTCCTCTAGCAACTTTACCCCTTCTTGATTCCTGGCCAAATTTCTTTCTGCAGGAGGCAGGATTCCCTTGAATCTAATTATTATTGTGTCACCCACTACTTGCGTAATCACTTGCTCAGCCTGCTCGCCCATCTGCTCTTTTAAAAATTTGGTCATTTCCTCGCTTACCGCAGACTCAATCTCTTGCTTTGATTTTCCATTCATCTTAAGTTCCCTCCTTTTGTTCAAAAGGACTGATCTGTTCTTTATAACCTAAACAACTATTTTTCAACCTTTCTATTAAGACTTCTCTTTGCTCTTCTATCTTCAACCCCATGGTTTCTATCTTTAAAGAAGCCTGAAAAACACCGCGCGCTGTATCCATAATAAGATCCATTAAATGCATACACCCTTCTGAACCGCCAATAACCTCTTTTACCTTGCTGTAAAAGCCATCTTGTATTTTTACACCTTTTAACTTCTTTATCTTTGGCACTGTTTTAAGGCATGTTTCGTACGGAACTTTTGTCATCTTTGCTTTGATGTCTAATATCTTTAAATCATTTTTATTTGCTATTATAGTTACTTTTATTCTGTGCTGGCTATCTAACATTTCTGTCTCTGCTTTTATTTTATTGTTACTTACCAACTTAGCACTAATTGTTTTTGTCCGCTTGAATAAACTCATATCTCACCTGTCTCATCTCTATTAATATTTCCTTTATGCCTTTTATAGATAGGGCATTTGGTTAGACAGAACTCATACACCCTATCTTCAGGAAGCTCAGAGGCCTCTGTATGCTCAATCCTGGAGCAATGAATTTTATGTTTAAAAACCGGACAATAGATTTTTTCTGGATAGTCCTTATTAGACATTTCTATCCCATTAAAGCTCTTTATCCGTAATCATTTTAAGGGCCTGTATATATTTCTGGGTTGTTTTTTTAACTATTTCTTCAGGTAACTCCGGACCAGGTGATTTTTTATTCCAATCCAGTGTTTCCAAATAGTCACGGACAAATTGTTTATCAAAACTAGGCTGGCTTTTGCCAGGTTCGTATTTTTCTTTTGGCCAGAAGCGAGATGAATCAGGTGTGAGCACTTCATCTATTAAAGTAATCTCGCCATTTACTTCGCCGAA
The sequence above is drawn from the bacterium genome and encodes:
- the greA gene encoding transcription elongation factor GreA, producing the protein MSTQDIYLTREGYEKLREKLEYLKTVRRRELSKEIGIARKHGDISENSEYDAAKNAQGLNEARIAELEDKLSRGQIIDYENIPADRVLIGAIVKLKDLDSGEKLQYTLVSEVEADFSQGKISISSPVAQDLLGHKKNETVEIKVPAGILKYKILKISR
- a CDS encoding DUF2294 domain-containing protein codes for the protein MNGKSKQEIESAVSEEMTKFLKEQMGEQAEQVITQVVGDTIIIRFKGILPPAERNLARNQEGVKLLEELKAKLIERAKPLLETMIKNLTNAEVIDIHSSFDAETGERIEIFTLDKDLEKIWQD
- a CDS encoding DUF2889 domain-containing protein; translation: MSLFKRTKTISAKLVSNNKIKAETEMLDSQHRIKVTIIANKNDLKILDIKAKMTKVPYETCLKTVPKIKKLKGVKIQDGFYSKVKEVIGGSEGCMHLMDLIMDTARGVFQASLKIETMGLKIEEQREVLIERLKNSCLGYKEQISPFEQKEGT